The Chitinophagales bacterium region CATGAAAAACGGTGATGCATTTGCAAAAAAATTTGGTGGCACCAACGGCAGCGATCCAGATTACTTTTATGTAACCGTAAAAGGCTACTTAAATGGTGCTGTTAAAACCGATACCGTAAACTTTTATCTTGCCGATTACCGATTTGCAGACAGCACGCAAGATTACATTTTAGATGAGTGGGCATGGGTAAACCTATCGGCATTGGGCAATGTAGATAGCCTAACTTTTCAACTTGCATCTTCAGATGTTGGCTCCTTTGGCATGAATACTCCTGCCTACTTTGCCATAGATAATTTTACCTTCTACGATGGTGTTACAGCCATTAGCGAAACTGCTTCTATCCATGCAAAAGCATTTCCTAATCCCGTTATTGCAGGACAAAACTTCCATATTGTTTTAGAAGAAGAAGCCAATTTTAGCGTAACCATTGCTTCTATTGCCGGAACAATACTAAAAGAAGAAAACTATACCGCAGTAAGCCAAGCAGCTATTACAACCACAGACTTGCCTAATGGAATTTACTTTGCAGCTGTGCGGGTAAACAATACTTTACAAACTATTAAATTTAGCGTACAACACTAATGTGGCGCCTTCAACAAACGGCACAATTCTGTTGCTCAGCATTATTTGCTGTGGTGGGATTGTGCTGTTTGGCTGAAGAAAACAAACCACTATTCAACGATACAGTTGAACTCAAGGAAGTAGTTATTACCGATAGTAAAACTATTGGCACCAACGGCAAGCGTCAGTTTCAACATTTAGAAAACTATGCAGCGCGTAAACTCCCCAACCTGCTCAACGAAATTTCGGGTATTTACCTAAAAAACTACGGCAACGGGCAGCTCACCAGTATTGCCGTTCGCGGCACCACTACTTCGCAAACCGAAGTACTGTGGAATGGAGTTAAGATAAATTCACCCATGCTTGGGCAAAGCGATTTTGCATTGCTAAATGTTGGCTTTCATAACAGCATTGCCATACAGTTTAATCAGCTAAACTCTGCCATTGGCAGCAACATTGCCCTCAACAACAGCATACCGGAAGCAAATACACACTTTGAAGGAACCATAAGAGCAGGCAGCTACGGTTTACTAGAAAGCAATATGAACATAAGCTACGGCAACACTGCCATAAGAGGAGCCACCAAAGTAGCGGTGCTAAAATGTAACAATAATTTCCCTGTTTTAAAAAACGAAGTTGCCACCAAGCAAGCCAATGCCGATGTGCTGCAATGGGCGCTTTTCCAACAGTTGAATTATTTCATAAACAACAAAAATGAAATTGAATTATTCGCATGGTACAATACTGCCAATCGCGAAATTCCACCAACATTATTGCAAGAAAGCAGCAAAGCCCGTCAGCGCGATCAATCGCTGCGCACCATGCTACGCTGGAAGTTTAAAAAGAATAGCTGGCGCCTTGCACTTAGTTCTGCATACTTATACGAAACACTGCACTACACCAACTACTTACTTCTTGCCAACGATAAAAGCACAAGTCATGCTTGGCGAAACAATGCCAACTTTCAATACAACATCAAAAGTTTTCATGTAGAAGCTACTGCATTTGCCGATGTAGAAATTGCCCGGAGTGCAGGATATGGCGCCCGCTACAACAGAGTACTTTCCGGCTTTTCTGCCAAAGCAAGCTATTACCAAAAACATGGATTTACCTTTACAGCCGGGTTGCGACAAGAATTTATGAATACAAAAGCATCGCCCTTTATGCCATTCATTTCAGGCGCTTTTACCAAGCAGTTGCATAAACACTTTATTGGTATTGAACTTACTGCAAAAAGAAGTTTCCGATTTCCAACCTTCAACGATTTGTATTGGCAAGGCAGCGGCAACGCACAATTACAAGCCGAAAAAAGCTGGAATGCCGAAATTGCAGCTACCTACAAATGGGATAAAACAATTACGCTTACAGCCTCCAATTATTACGCATGGATAAGCAATCAAATTCAATGGACACCGGATGTTTCGGGCAATTGGCGACCACAAAATCTTAAAAATGTTTTTGCACGCGGGTTAGAAACCGCCCTACTTTTTTCACTTCCCAAAACAACCCTTAAGCACTTAACCGCCAATACCAATCTTAGTTACAGCTACACGCTTTCCACTCAAACTTCTTCTACACTTGCCAACGATAATGCACTTGGCAAGCAAGTAATTTATGTGCCGCGCCACAGAATTTCCGCTACAGCAAGTGTGGGCTATTATGGCTTTGAAATTAGTGCCTTTTACCGCTACACCGGAATGCGTTTTATTAGCACCGATAACAGCGATGCCCTCCCCTCCTACTCCTTGTTAGATATTGAATTTGCCAAAGCACTGTTGCTACCAAAAGCCGCTCTGCGATTTGCATTTAGAATAAATAACGTATGCAACACCATTTACCAAGATGTGGCACAGCGTGCCATGCCCCCAAGAAATTTTGAAGGAACTTTAAACATAAAATTATGATTCAAAGAAGTATCAAAAACATATTCTTCCTCTTCCTTCTTATACTGGCTTCGTGCGAAAAATTTCCTACCAAAGAACCATTACCTCCCGGCAACAACAAAAAGGTTTGGATTATCAACGAAGGTAATTTCCAATTTGGAAATGCCTCTTTAGACGTGTACCTGCCCGACTCTCAAATTATTTTTAAAAATGTGTACAAAACTGCCAACAACAAAAACTTGGGCGATGTGGCACAGAGCGCCATTGTAAGAGAACAAAAGCTGTTTACGATTGTAAATAATTCAGCAAAAATTTCGGTTACCAATACCGAAGATTATCGCGAATTATACAGCATATCGCTGCCTGCAAGTTCGCCACGCTACATGCTTTTCATAAACGATACTAAAGCCTTTGTAAGCGAACTATATGCAAAAAAAATATGGATAATAAATCCTGCCAACGGTACATTGATAGATACCATTTCAACCCAAGGCTGCACCGAGCAAATGGTGCTGCTCAACAACCGCATATTTGTGGCGCAACGCACCCGCTTAAACGATACTTACGTTGCCAATGTTTTAGTGCTAGATGCTACCAACCATAAAATATTGCAAACAATAACGCTGCCATCGGAGCCAAATAGCTTAACACACATCAACAACACAGTGTATGTACTTTGCAGCCAAGAAAATACTACTAATGCCAAACTAGTTTGTATAGATGCCTCCAACAATAGCATTACCAAAACACTTGAATTTACAGCCAATACAAAGCCCATATTGCTACGCAGCAATAGTGCAACAAACGAACTTTTTTGGATTGCAGGCGATGTGTTTAAAATGAATGCCAACGAACAAAGTTTACCTTCATCGCCCATTATACAAGGAAACAACCGCAACTTATACGCCATGAACGTAAACCCTTCTAATGGTGAAATTTATGTGGCCGATGCTATTGATTATGTTCAGTCTTCTTCCGTTTTCAGGTATCAGAGCAACGGCACACTGTTACATACTTTTAAAGCAGGAATTATTACCAACAACTTCATTTTTGAATAAGATGTATAAATACATTATCGGGTGCTTACTAGTGCTGAATGCTTGTACGGCTTCATTACAAAAAAATGAAACTGCCGAAGTTCCTTTACAAACCATTCGCCCCAAATATGCCAAAGGTTTTTGGATAGAAGTGTTTGAAACACATAAAACCATTCACATCCGAAACACGTACGATACCACACAAATACTAGACACCTATGTAATTGCCAACGCATCGGAAAAACCCAACACCAACAATACTTTTATTGCCAAACCCATACAAAAAAATGTGTGCCTCTCTACCACACAAATCGGCTTCTTAGAATTGCTGCATCTCACCGATTCAATTATTGCACTAAGCGATACCAAGCGCATATTTAATGCTGCCATACTCCAAAACATTGCTGCCGGAAAAACAAGTTCTATTGGAAATAATGGTATAGTAAGCGAAGAAAAATTACTAGCCCTAAAACCATCAGTTGTATTTGCATATAGCTTTAGCGAAGGCAACAGCCACTTGCCAAAACTACGCTCCATGGGTTTAAACATTGTATTGATAAACGACTACAACGAAACCCACCCGCTGGCTCGCGCAGAATGGATAAAAATGATAGCAGCATTTTACGATAAAGAACAATTGGCCGATAGTATTTTCACTTCCATAGAAACCACCTACCTGCAGCTGGCGGCACAAGTTGCCGGCAAGCAAAACAAACCAACCGTATTCTGCAATTTGCCGTGGAAAGAAGTTTGGTATATGCCATCCGGCAATAGCTACTTTGCCAAATTTATTGAGGATGCCGGAGGCAACTTTCTATGGAAAGAAACATCCACTACACGCACCTTAAATTTAGATTTTGAAGCTGTATTCCTAAAAGCTGCCAATGCATCGGTATGGCTGAACCCCAATAGTGCCAAAACTCTACAAGAAATAGCAGACCAAAACTTAAAGTTCAAAAATTTCAATGCATTCAAGAACAATCAAATTTTCAACTGCAACAAACTAGAAAATTCCGATGGCGGCAATGCCTTTTGGGAAACCGGAGTGGTGCAACCACAACTTGTTTTAAAAGATTTGATTTCCATTTTTCACCCTGATGTTTTACCCAACCATACATTTGTTTACTACCAAAAACTAGGTAATGGAAAATAAAAGGCAATCGGGAATACTCTTGTTGCTACTGTTGGTTTTACCCATTGCCTTTGCGCTGCAATTATTTCTGGGTTCGGTACATCTTTCTCCTATAGAAATTTGGCAGGTGTTAATTGGCAATGCCACCAACAGCATTCACCAAATAATAGTTTTAGAAAACCGATTGCCCGGAGCATTGGCAGCTGTAATTGCAGGTGCTGCTTTATCGGTAAGTGGTTTGCAAATGCAAATTATGTTTCGCAATCCGGTAGCAGGCCCATACATCTTAGGCGTAAGTTCCGGAGCCAGTCTTGGTGTGGCTCTATTACTAATGGGCGTACAATGGTTGCCATACAAGCATATTCTAATGCAATGGGCGCAAATGCCTTTTAGCATTGCCATTGCGGCTGCAGTAGGCGCTACGGCTGTGTTTTTTATGGTTTTCATTATATCTTTTTCTATTAGGCAAAGTGTATCGTTACTTATTATTGGCTTAATGATAAGCAGCGCCATTGCCGCATTGGTAGAATTACTACAAGCTTTTTCGGGCAAAGACGAACTTCAAAAATTTGTATGGTGGGGCTTTGCCAGTTTTAGGCACCTAAACCTGCAAGAAGTTAAGGTAATGTATGCCGTGTGTAGCATTGGTTTACTGTTTAGTTTCTCAATTGTAAAACCCATGCAAGCATTACTTGGTGGCGAAATATTTGCAGAAACAGTAGGTGTAAACGTAGCTTCTCTCAAAAGAAAAATAGTACTTTCCACTGCTATTCTAGCGGGCACCACTACGGCATTTTGTGGTCCCATAGCATT contains the following coding sequences:
- a CDS encoding TonB-dependent receptor plug domain-containing protein; translated protein: MAEENKPLFNDTVELKEVVITDSKTIGTNGKRQFQHLENYAARKLPNLLNEISGIYLKNYGNGQLTSIAVRGTTTSQTEVLWNGVKINSPMLGQSDFALLNVGFHNSIAIQFNQLNSAIGSNIALNNSIPEANTHFEGTIRAGSYGLLESNMNISYGNTAIRGATKVAVLKCNNNFPVLKNEVATKQANADVLQWALFQQLNYFINNKNEIELFAWYNTANREIPPTLLQESSKARQRDQSLRTMLRWKFKKNSWRLALSSAYLYETLHYTNYLLLANDKSTSHAWRNNANFQYNIKSFHVEATAFADVEIARSAGYGARYNRVLSGFSAKASYYQKHGFTFTAGLRQEFMNTKASPFMPFISGAFTKQLHKHFIGIELTAKRSFRFPTFNDLYWQGSGNAQLQAEKSWNAEIAATYKWDKTITLTASNYYAWISNQIQWTPDVSGNWRPQNLKNVFARGLETALLFSLPKTTLKHLTANTNLSYSYTLSTQTSSTLANDNALGKQVIYVPRHRISATASVGYYGFEISAFYRYTGMRFISTDNSDALPSYSLLDIEFAKALLLPKAALRFAFRINNVCNTIYQDVAQRAMPPRNFEGTLNIKL
- a CDS encoding DUF4465 domain-containing protein; the protein is MNKLYMLLGALGITAFSANAQVVYTFENLQVPVDSFVAAKDLNGGLGDTLVYFHSTWDTAFGGYWSSGFVPSTKQDKVTTGIANQYSAITGSGHNSNTYAVVFGSGNVKLSGNAAGKTVKGFNITNTTYAYFSMKNGDAFAKKFGGTNGSDPDYFYVTVKGYLNGAVKTDTVNFYLADYRFADSTQDYILDEWAWVNLSALGNVDSLTFQLASSDVGSFGMNTPAYFAIDNFTFYDGVTAISETASIHAKAFPNPVIAGQNFHIVLEEEANFSVTIASIAGTILKEENYTAVSQAAITTTDLPNGIYFAAVRVNNTLQTIKFSVQH
- a CDS encoding iron ABC transporter permease; this translates as MENKRQSGILLLLLLVLPIAFALQLFLGSVHLSPIEIWQVLIGNATNSIHQIIVLENRLPGALAAVIAGAALSVSGLQMQIMFRNPVAGPYILGVSSGASLGVALLLMGVQWLPYKHILMQWAQMPFSIAIAAAVGATAVFFMVFIISFSIRQSVSLLIIGLMISSAIAALVELLQAFSGKDELQKFVWWGFASFRHLNLQEVKVMYAVCSIGLLFSFSIVKPMQALLGGEIFAETVGVNVASLKRKIVLSTAILAGTTTAFCGPIAFVGLAVPHICRSLFKTSNTATLMLSSALTGAIICCLCNVASSVPGSDWVLPLNTITSLLGAPFVIYIILKKPSLS
- a CDS encoding ABC transporter substrate-binding protein, producing MNKMYKYIIGCLLVLNACTASLQKNETAEVPLQTIRPKYAKGFWIEVFETHKTIHIRNTYDTTQILDTYVIANASEKPNTNNTFIAKPIQKNVCLSTTQIGFLELLHLTDSIIALSDTKRIFNAAILQNIAAGKTSSIGNNGIVSEEKLLALKPSVVFAYSFSEGNSHLPKLRSMGLNIVLINDYNETHPLARAEWIKMIAAFYDKEQLADSIFTSIETTYLQLAAQVAGKQNKPTVFCNLPWKEVWYMPSGNSYFAKFIEDAGGNFLWKETSTTRTLNLDFEAVFLKAANASVWLNPNSAKTLQEIADQNLKFKNFNAFKNNQIFNCNKLENSDGGNAFWETGVVQPQLVLKDLISIFHPDVLPNHTFVYYQKLGNGK